The Triticum dicoccoides isolate Atlit2015 ecotype Zavitan chromosome 6A, WEW_v2.0, whole genome shotgun sequence genome has a window encoding:
- the LOC119317780 gene encoding nudix hydrolase 17, mitochondrial-like, with protein MAVLVARQGRELQRYSASTGGRIVVGCIPYRVRAGGDGDGEGELEVLVISSQKGHGMMFPKGGWELDESMDDAARREALEEAGVRGEMGKVLGCWHYQSRRYQTTYEGIMYPLRVTDELQQWPEMASRKRTWATVQQVMEGCQHCWMREALEELVARHAKPQSAL; from the exons ATGGCCGTTCTTGTGGCGAGGCAGGGGCGCGAGCTGCAGCGGTACAGCGCGAGCACCGGCGGGCGCATCGTGGTGGGGTGCATCCCGTACCGGGTGCGCgcaggcggcgacggcgacggcgagggcgagctggaggtgctggtcatcagctcGCAGAAGGGGCACGGCATGATGTTCCCCAAGGGCGGGTGGGAGCTGGACGAGTCCATGGACGACGCGGCCCGGCGCGAGGCCCTGGAGGAGGCCGGCGTCCGCGGCGAGATGGGCAAGGTGCTCGGCTGCTGGCACTACCAGAGCCGCCGCTACCAGACCACCTACGAGGGCATCATGTACCCGCTCCGCGTCACCGACGAGCTCCAGCAGTGGCCCGAGATGGCCTCCCGCAAGCGCACCTGG GCCACGGTGCAGCAGGTCATGGAGGGATGCCAGCACTGCTGGATGCGGGAGGCGCTCGAGGAGCTCGTCGCCCGGCACGCCAAGCCGCAGTCCGCCCTGTGA